A genomic region of Pseudopipra pipra isolate bDixPip1 chromosome W, bDixPip1.hap1, whole genome shotgun sequence contains the following coding sequences:
- the LOC135406395 gene encoding olfactory receptor 14J1-like has protein sequence MPNSSSMPQFLLLALADRRELQLLHFWLFLAISLAALLANGLILSALACDHHLHTPMGFFLLNLSLTDLGCICTTVPKAMHNSLWDTTTISYTGCAAQLFFFQFFITAEFSLLTIMCYDRYVAICKPLHYGTLLGSRACTHMAAAAWATAFLYSLLHTANTFSLPLCQGNALGQFFCEVPQILKLSCSSTYLREIGLLAFSAFPFWGCFVFIVFSYVQIFRAVLRIPSHEGRYKAFSTCLPHLAVLSLFLSTGMFSHLRPPSISSPSLDLVVAVLYSVVPPALNPLIYSLRNQELKDALRKMMIRCFSEAESCLFSSVNHS, from the coding sequence atgcccaacagcagctccatgccccagttcctcctcctggcattggcagacaggcgggagctgcagctcctgcacttctggctcttcctggccatctccctggctgccctcctggccaacggcctcatcctcagcgccctagcctgcgaccaccacctgcacacccccatgggcttcttcctgctcaacctctccctcacagacctgggctgcatctgcaccactgtccccaaagccatgcacaattccctctgggacaccacaaccatctcctacacaggatgtgctgcacagctctttttctttcaattcttCATCACAGCAGaattttccctcctcaccatcatgtgctacgaccgctacgttgccatctgcaaacccctgcactacgggaccctcctgggcagcagagcttgtacccacatggcagcagctgcctgggccactgcatttctctattctctgctgcacacagccaatacattttccctgcccctgtgccagggcaatgccctgggccagttcttttGTGAAGTGCCTCAgatcctcaagctctcctgctcaagCACATACCTGAGGGAAATTGGGCTTCTTGCTTTtagtgcttttcctttttggggatgttttgttttcattgttttctcctatgtgcagatcttcagggctgtgctgaggattcCCTCTCATGAGGGACGgtacaaagccttttccacgtgcctccctcacctggccgtgctcTCCCTATTTCTTAGCACTGGCATGTTTTCCCACCTGAGGCCCCCATCCATCTCATCCCCATCTCTGGACCTCGTGGtggcagttctgtactcagtggtgcctccagcactgaaccccctcatctacagcctcaggaaccaggagctcaaggatgccctgaggaagaTGATGATTAGAtgcttttcagaagcagaaagctgcctgttttcttctgtaaatcATTCCTAA